Proteins found in one Puntigrus tetrazona isolate hp1 unplaced genomic scaffold, ASM1883169v1 S000000148, whole genome shotgun sequence genomic segment:
- the LOC122332812 gene encoding broad substrate specificity ATP-binding cassette transporter ABCG2-like: MADTAVQLSGFGDLNNNVSRTPVSTRMSFSASRRGATVSFHDINYSVKMKSGSLCKRKVDQKNILIQLNLSSGVMKPGLNAILGPTGGGKSSFLDVLAARKDPAGLSGEVLIDGAPQPPNFKCLSGYVVQDDVVMGTLTVRENLRFSAALRLPKSISQQEKDDRVQKLLNDLGLSKVADSRVGTELIRGVSGGERKRTSIGMELIFDPPVLFLDEPTTGLDASTANSVLMLLKRIANSGRTIILSIHQPRYSIYRLFDSLTLLVGGRLVYHGSAQDALDYFSQIGYTCEPHNNPADFFLDIINGESTAVALNKLYANEELDEEQLISSLKGIEDRLVEQYKKSISCKQTKSELERIVQGQDYSSLPKSRTITYSTSFCHQFNWVLKRTFRNLILNPQTSFVQIGVMIFLALIVGVIFFGVKENTSGIQNRMGALFFIITNQCFSAMSSAELFITERKQFVHEYISGYYRVSVYFLCKLLSDILTLRTIPAIIISCVAYWMIGLKATAQAFFIFLFSVILVSYTATSMTLAISADQTVVAIASIVINTILVFMMIFSGLLVNLPSVAVWLNWLKYLSIPRYGFVAVEINEFIGLNLCDMRNISGMYRQVCTTGEDFLSEQGIDFSAWGLWQNHLALGIMTIIFLIIAYLKLRFIKKFT; the protein is encoded by the exons ATGGCAGACACGGCCGTTCAGCTGAGCGGATTCGGAGATCTGAACAACAACGTGTCCAGGACGCCGGTGTCCACCAGGATGTCCTTCTCGGCGTCCAGGCGAGGAGCCACCGTGAGCTTCCACGACATCAACTACAGCGTGAAGATGAAGAGCGGCTCCTTGTGCAAGAGGAAGGTCGATCAGAAGAACATCCTCATCCAGCTCAA TTTGTCTAGCGGTGTCATGAAGCCGGGACTGAATGCCATATTAGGACCAACGGGGGGCGGGAAATCATC GTTTCTGGATGTTCTGGCCGCTCGTAAGGATCCTGCTGGTCTTTCTGGAGAGGTTCTGATAGACGGAGCTCCACAGCCTCCAAACTTCAAATGTCTGTCTGGATACGTAGTGCAG gaTGATGTGGTCATGGGGACGCTGACCGTTCGTGAGAATTTGCGTTTCTCAGCGGCTTTAAGGCTGCCTAAGTCGATCAGTCAGCAAGAAAAGGACGACAGGGTTCAGAAACTTCTTAACGATCTAGGACTCAGCAAAGTGGCTGATTCACGG GTGGGCACGGAGCTGATTCGTGGTGTTTCGggtggagagagaaagaggacaaGCATTGGCATGGAGTTGATCTTTGATCCGCCCGTGCTTTTCCTGGACGAACCGACCACAGGTCTGGACGCCAGTACGGCCAACTCCGTCCTCATGCTGCTCAAGAG AATAGCGAACAGCGGTCGCACCATCATCCTCTCCATCCATCAGCCGCGGTACTCCATCTATCGGCTGTTCGACAGCCTCACGCTGCTGGTGGGAGGAAGACTGGTGTATCACGGCTCGGCTCAAGACGCCCTGGACTACTTCAGCCAGATCg gataCACCTGTGAACCTCATAACAACCCTGCTGATTTCTTCCTGGATATCATCAATGGAGAATCCACCGCCGTCGCTCTCAACAAGTTATACGCCAATGAGG AACTGGACGAGGAGCAGCTGATTTCGTCTCTGAAGGGCATCGAGGACCGTTTGGTGGAGCAGTACAAAAAGAGCATCAGCTGCAAACAGACCAAAAGCGAGCTAGAGAGAATTGTTCAGGGACAGGACTACAGCTCACTACCCAAATCCAGAACCATCACCTACAGCACGTCCTTCTGCCACCAATTTAACTGGGTCCTCAAGAGGACCTTCAGGAACCTCATTCTGAACCCTCAGACCTCATTTGTTCAG ATTGGTGTGATGATTTTCCTGGCTCTGATTGTTGGAGTCATATTTTTTGGAGTAAAGGAGAACACGAGTGGCATTCAGAACAG GATGGGTGCGCTTTTCTTCATCATCACGAATCAGTGCTTCAGTGCTATGTCCTCAGCTGAACTGTTTATTACAGAGAGGAAACAGTTTGT GCACGAGTACATCAGCGGATACTACAGAGTCTCGGTCTACTTCCTGTGTAAGTTACTGTCTGACATCTTGACTCTGCGCACCATCCCAGCAATCATCATCAGCTGCGTGGCGTACTGGATGATCG GACTGAAGGCGACGGCCCAGGCCTTCTTCATCTTCCTGTTCTCCGTCATTCTGGTGTCCTACACAGCCACGTCTATGACTCTGGCCATCTCCGCCGATCAGACGGTGGTGGCCATCGCTAGCATTGTCATTAACACAATATTAGTGTTTATGATG ATCTTCTCGGGGCTGCTGGTGAATCTCCCCAGTGTGGCTGTCTGGTTGAACTGGTTGAAGTATCTCAGTATTCCTCGTTACGGTTTTGTT GCCGTGGAAATCAATGAATTCATTGGTCTTAATCTGTGTGACATGAGGAACATAAGCGGCATGTATAGACAAGT CTGCACCACAGGCGAGGACTTTCTGAGCGAACAGGGCATTGATTTCTCAGCCTGGGGTTTGTGGCAGAATCACTTGGCTCTGGGCATCATGACCATCATCTTCCTCATCATCGCTTACCTCAAGCTGCGCTTCATCAAGAAGTTCACCTAA
- the mcoln3b gene encoding mucolipin-3 isoform X1 has protein sequence MDDSGEAYLCINDPNGNRSARWSEAHAHLEQEKFRRKLKYFFMNPCDKYRARGRKPWKLMLQIVKIAVVTVQLVSFGLSNQMVVQFKEENLTAFRHLFLKSFTDGGASALAVYTQRDVYTHITYTVRQFLTLPRITVGNHQYQKEGGAYTPLTVCQQFYRNGSVSPANETFDIDAQVDEECLQVYPEPPFSTVTSDPLNLTLHFERLLAVTVNFTLKAINLETVEYHELPDCYVFDIMITFDNKAHSGRIAINLDNDVHFYECRDWSVTGASPRSMYMLVLFDVTVILILLLSLLLCTRSVKAGVQLQFEYTEFFSVHYGKRVCVSDRMEFINGWYILIIISDVLTITGSLLKIIIQLKAVASYDLCSILLGTGTMLAWIGVLRYMGYFRKYNILIITLRAAFPNVIRFTCCAAMIYLGYCFCGWIVLGPYHTKFRTLNVVSESLFSLINGDDMFATFKNMQQKSEVVWLFSRLYLYTFVSLFIYMVLSLFITLITDTYDTIKHQQLDGEPASDLQTFIMQCEDLPDSGCFSVEESSGGCGMNCCSRRTHSSEEDTD, from the exons atgGACGACTCCGGCGAGGCCTATTTATGCATAAACGATCCCAACGGCAACCGATCCGCGCGCTGGTCCGAAGCCCACGCTCACCTGGAGCAGGAGAAGTTCAGGAGGAAGCTCAAGTATTTCTTCATGAACCCCTGCGACAAGTACAGAGCCCGCGGAAGAAAACCCTGGAAGCTGATGCTGCAGATCGTCAAAATCGCCGTGGTCACCGTACAG cTGGTGTCGTTCGGTCTCAGCAATCAGATGGTGGTTCAGTTTAAGGAGGAGAACCTGACGGCGTTCAGGCACCTGTTCCTGAAGAGCTTCACCGACGGCGGCGCCAGCGCGTTGGCCGTTTACACGCAGCGTGACGTTTACACGCACATCACCTACACCGTCAGGCAG TTCCTGACGCTGCCTAGAATAACGGTGGGCAACCATCAGTATCAGAAGGAAGGTGGCGCTTACACCCCGCTCACCGTCTGCCAGCAGTTCTACCGCAACGGCAGCGTCTCGCCGGCCAACGAGACCTTTGACATCGACGCTCAGGTGGATGAAG AGTGCTTGCAGGTTTACCCAGAACCTCCCTTCTCAACCGTGACCTCCGACCCGCTGAACCTCACTCTGCACTTTGAGAG GTTATTGGCGGTGACTGTGAATTTCACCTTGAAAGCCATAAACCTGGAGACGGTTGAGTATCACGAGCTTCCAGACTGTTACGTCTTCGACATTATG ATCACCTTTGACAACAAGGCCCACAGCGGCAGAATCGCGATCAACCTGGACAATGACGTGCACTTCTATGAGTGCCGAGATTGGAGCGTGACTGGAGCAT cCCCGAGGAGCATGTACATGCTGGTTCTGTTTGACGTGACGGTCATCCTGATTCTCCTGCTGTCGCTGCTGCTCTGCACACGCTCGGTCAAAGCTGGAGTTCAGCTGCAGTTT GAATATACGGAGTTCTTCTCCGTTCATTACGGCAAACGCGTGTGCGTCTCTGACCGCATGGAGTTCATTAACGGCTGGtacatcctcatcatcatcagtgaCGTTCTGACCATCACGGGCTCTCTGCTGAAGATCATCATCCAGCTGAAG GCTGTGGCCAGTTACGATCTCTGCAGCATCCTGCTGGGCACCGGCACCATGCTGGCCTGGATCGGCGTCTTACGCTACATGGGCTACTTCAGAAAATACAAC ATTCTCATCATCACTCTGCGAGCGGCGTTTCCCAACGTCATCCGCTTCACCTGCTGCGCTGCCATGATTTACCTGGGATACTGTTTCTGTGGCTGGATCGTCCTGGGACCCTACCACACCAAG TTCCGGACACTGAACGTTGTTTCCGAGAGTCTGTTTTCCCTCATCAACGGAGACGACATGTTCGCCACCTTCAAGAACATGCAGCAGAAGAGCGAGGTGGTGTGGCTCTTCAGCCGCCTGTATCTCTACACCTTTGTGtctctcttcatctacatgGTGCTCAGTCTGTTCATCACGCTCATCACCGACACGTACGACACCATCAAG catcAGCAGCTGGACGGCGAGCCGGCGTCGGACCTGCAGACGTTCATCATGCAGTGTGAAGATCTTCCAGATTCGGGCTGCTTCAGCGTGGAAGAGAGCTCCGGTGGATGTGGGATGAACTGCTGCTCTCGCAG GACACACAGCTCTGAGGAGGACACGGACTGA
- the mcoln3b gene encoding mucolipin-3 isoform X2: protein MDDSGEAYLCINDPNGNRSARWSEAHAHLEQEKFRRKLKYFFMNPCDKYRARGRKPWKLMLQIVKIAVVTVQLVSFGLSNQMVVQFKEENLTAFRHLFLKSFTDGGASALAVYTQRDVYTHITYTVRQFLTLPRITVGNHQYQKEGGAYTPLTVCQQFYRNGSVSPANETFDIDAQVDEECLQVYPEPPFSTVTSDPLNLTLHFERLLAVTVNFTLKAINLETVEYHELPDCYVFDIMITFDNKAHSGRIAINLDNDVHFYECRDWSVTGASPRSMYMLVLFDVTVILILLLSLLLCTRSVKAGVQLQFEYTEFFSVHYGKRVCVSDRMEFINGWYILIIISDVLTITGSLLKIIIQLKAVASYDLCSILLGTGTMLAWIGVLRYMGYFRKYNILIITLRAAFPNVIRFTCCAAMIYLGYCFCGWIVLGPYHTKFRTLNVVSESLFSLINGDDMFATFKNMQQKSEVVWLFSRLYLYTFVSLFIYMVLSLFITLITDTYDTIKHQQLDGEPASDLQTFIMQCEDLPDSGCFSVEESSGGCGMNCCSRRSERHTS from the exons atgGACGACTCCGGCGAGGCCTATTTATGCATAAACGATCCCAACGGCAACCGATCCGCGCGCTGGTCCGAAGCCCACGCTCACCTGGAGCAGGAGAAGTTCAGGAGGAAGCTCAAGTATTTCTTCATGAACCCCTGCGACAAGTACAGAGCCCGCGGAAGAAAACCCTGGAAGCTGATGCTGCAGATCGTCAAAATCGCCGTGGTCACCGTACAG cTGGTGTCGTTCGGTCTCAGCAATCAGATGGTGGTTCAGTTTAAGGAGGAGAACCTGACGGCGTTCAGGCACCTGTTCCTGAAGAGCTTCACCGACGGCGGCGCCAGCGCGTTGGCCGTTTACACGCAGCGTGACGTTTACACGCACATCACCTACACCGTCAGGCAG TTCCTGACGCTGCCTAGAATAACGGTGGGCAACCATCAGTATCAGAAGGAAGGTGGCGCTTACACCCCGCTCACCGTCTGCCAGCAGTTCTACCGCAACGGCAGCGTCTCGCCGGCCAACGAGACCTTTGACATCGACGCTCAGGTGGATGAAG AGTGCTTGCAGGTTTACCCAGAACCTCCCTTCTCAACCGTGACCTCCGACCCGCTGAACCTCACTCTGCACTTTGAGAG GTTATTGGCGGTGACTGTGAATTTCACCTTGAAAGCCATAAACCTGGAGACGGTTGAGTATCACGAGCTTCCAGACTGTTACGTCTTCGACATTATG ATCACCTTTGACAACAAGGCCCACAGCGGCAGAATCGCGATCAACCTGGACAATGACGTGCACTTCTATGAGTGCCGAGATTGGAGCGTGACTGGAGCAT cCCCGAGGAGCATGTACATGCTGGTTCTGTTTGACGTGACGGTCATCCTGATTCTCCTGCTGTCGCTGCTGCTCTGCACACGCTCGGTCAAAGCTGGAGTTCAGCTGCAGTTT GAATATACGGAGTTCTTCTCCGTTCATTACGGCAAACGCGTGTGCGTCTCTGACCGCATGGAGTTCATTAACGGCTGGtacatcctcatcatcatcagtgaCGTTCTGACCATCACGGGCTCTCTGCTGAAGATCATCATCCAGCTGAAG GCTGTGGCCAGTTACGATCTCTGCAGCATCCTGCTGGGCACCGGCACCATGCTGGCCTGGATCGGCGTCTTACGCTACATGGGCTACTTCAGAAAATACAAC ATTCTCATCATCACTCTGCGAGCGGCGTTTCCCAACGTCATCCGCTTCACCTGCTGCGCTGCCATGATTTACCTGGGATACTGTTTCTGTGGCTGGATCGTCCTGGGACCCTACCACACCAAG TTCCGGACACTGAACGTTGTTTCCGAGAGTCTGTTTTCCCTCATCAACGGAGACGACATGTTCGCCACCTTCAAGAACATGCAGCAGAAGAGCGAGGTGGTGTGGCTCTTCAGCCGCCTGTATCTCTACACCTTTGTGtctctcttcatctacatgGTGCTCAGTCTGTTCATCACGCTCATCACCGACACGTACGACACCATCAAG catcAGCAGCTGGACGGCGAGCCGGCGTCGGACCTGCAGACGTTCATCATGCAGTGTGAAGATCTTCCAGATTCGGGCTGCTTCAGCGTGGAAGAGAGCTCCGGTGGATGTGGGATGAACTGCTGCTCTCGCAGGTCAGAGAGACACACGTCATGA